In the genome of Anabaena cylindrica PCC 7122, the window AAATTGCCCAGATACTCAAGATTAATGTTCAGCGTCCCAATGATTTAGTAGCTAGGTATGGGGGTGAAGAGTTTGCAATTCTTCTCCCCGAAACGACTTCTGAGGGAGCATTTCATATTGCTAACTCGATTCAGGAACACATCCACCAAGTCAATATTCCCCATCCACGTTCACGGGTGTGTGACCATGTCACTTTAAGCATTGGCATTGCTACCTGCATTCCCGTAGCGGAAACTCGACCTGAAGAAATCGTGATCACCGCAGATCAGGCACTTTATGAAGCCAAAAACCAGGGACGCGATCGCATCGTCCTCAAAATCTAAATCATCTCTCCCAGATGAAAATACTTTACAAATATTAATTTTAATGTTACATTTATTAACATAGAAGGAATCAGGAAAATAAACTAATGCGTACAAGCGGTGCTATTAAAGACGACCAAGGCAAAATGAATAACTTTGCGGTTGAACCAAAGGTATACATAGACGAGCAGGGCAATAGAACAGGATTTACCAAATATTCAGAACTACTCAATGGTCGGTTGGCCATGATCGGTTTTATATCTTTGATAGCATTAGAAGTATTCACAGGACATGGTGTATTCGGCCTTTTGTCCAGCCTCTAAACATAAGTGTAAATTTGCTTACATAACAATTTATAAAATAAGAGAGACGGGAAAATTTCCGTCTTTAATTTTGGGGATTTTTGGCAAAATTTAATGATACGTCGTAAACATTCAGCAAGGGGGTATCTATGGTTTTAACTGCTTCAACAATGTTACAACTAGGAACTAAAGCACCAGATTTTCATCTATCAGAAGTAGTATCTGGGGAAACAATTTCACTGACTAACTTTGCTAACAAAAAAGCATTGCTAGTCATGTTTATTTGTCAGCATTGTCCATTTGTAAAGCATATACAAAAAGAGTTGGCGCAATTAGGACAAGATTACTTCAACAGTAATTTAGGTATTGTTGCTATTAGTGCCAATGACGCTGAAAATTACCCCAATGATGCACCAGAATCATTGAAAGTAATGGCTACCGAACTGGGATTTAAGTTTCCATTCTGCTACGACGAAACACAAGCAACAGCAAAAGCTTATACAGCAGCTTGTACACCAGATTTTTTTCTATTTGATAGTGAAAATAAACTAGTTTATCGGGGACAATTGGATGATAGTCGTCCCAGTAATAACAAACCGGTAACAGGTGCAGATTTACGAGCAGCTATTGAAGCAGTTTTGGCTGATCAACCAGTTTCAAGTGAACAAAAGCCAAGCGTGGGTTGCAATATTAAATGGAAAGCTGGAAATGAACCTAATTATCATTGAAGGAGGCAGAGCCTCTTTAATAGCACTCCTAGTCAGAGACTAGGAACGAGATAAACGACAATTTTTAACGCCAACCTACTTAGTGGTGAATTTCTAAATTGAGGATGTAGCTTCCCAGTTGGACTTTTTCTGACCATAATTCGTACTCTAGCCGCAAATGCTCTGGTAAGGTTTTTCCACTGAGGTGCAAATTTCTGGTAAAATTACGTAAACGAAGTGGCTTGTGCGGTTGTAATGAGTCAGCGGGCAACCAATAACGACTAACGCCATAAACGCCCTGTTCCCAAAAATGACGGTAACTCACTTGACTATTACCTTGCATAGTCATGATGACGCGATAGGGAGATATTTCCAACCACAAAATTCTGGGACTGCTGGGAAGATCAGGATTGTTTATGGTTTTAGGAAGGTTCTCTTCTGGATTGATAAAACTTCCTACTTCACAGCTAATTAAAGGTGGCGCAGTCAATAGTAAATGAAATCGGTCAGTATCTTTTTGATACAATGTTCCGGCAGTTTCAACCACAGACCAGACTGGCAAGTCAGTGGAAATAATTGATAAGCACACGGGTTTGCGGTGATGAGTAAGCATGGGAGCGATAAGTGCTATAAGCAATTAAATAAAATCAAATGAACACTACAAGGAGACAACGATGCAGGAGGTAGGAGGGAAGATAAACTTTTTTTCACTGGATAGTTATTTTCGCCGTAGCCTACTAGAAGATTAGTTTAAGCAACTAAAGAGTCAAGCCTGTTCAATATTAACTGAATCTACTGATTTGTTAATCTAGACAAATCAGGATGCAGAAAGGCGGGATGGGGAGCTAAAAAAGAAAAATGATGCTTATTCGAGCGGATACTGACTTTAAATTAAGTTGATGGCTACAAAAAGCGATAGGATACTAGGGAGGAAGTTACAAGTGGCAGCAGATCAAGTCACCCAAAAGCTTCTAGTTTATTCAAAAGCCAGTGTATCCTAATGTCGGCTGCTGTTATAACCGTAGAAAATCAAGAAAACGCTGCTCATAAGTTAATTATTCAGCGTTCCCCTTCAATGCTGTCCCTCCAGGGTAGTATTCGGGTTCCTGGGGATAAGTCAATTTCCCACCGCGCTCTTATGTTGGGTGCGATCGCAGAAGGTGAAACCCAGATTGAAGGACTCCTGTTGGGAGAAGACCCCCGCAGCACTGCTAGCTGTTTTCGATTGCTAGGTGCAGAAATTTCGGAATTAAATACAGAGTTTGTCCGGGTAAAAGGTATTGGTTTGGGCAATTTTCAAGAACCTGTTGATGTGTTGAATGCGGGTAACTCTGGGACAACCATCAGATTGATGTTAGGGCTGTTAGCTTCCCATCCAGGGCGTTTTTTTACGGTTACAGGTGACGATTCCTTGCGATCGCGTCCTATGTCCCGTGTTGTCAAACCTTTGCAACAAATGACCGCACAAATCTGGGGACGCAAAGGTAACTCTTTAGCACCTTTAGCGATTCAAGGACAAGCACTCAAACCCATTCACTATCATTCTCCCATTGCTTCGGCTCAAGTTAAATCCTGTATTCTCCTGGCAGGTTTAAACACCGAGGGTAAAACTACCGTCACCGAACCGGCTTTATCACGGGATCACAGTGAGCGAATGTTAAGGGCTTTTGGGGCAGAATTAAGTATAGACCCGGAAACCCACAGTGTGACTGTGATGGGTAATGCTAAATTATACGGTCAAAAAGTTGTTGTTCCCGGTGATATTAGTTCAGCAGCCTTTTGGTTAGTTGCTGGATCTATTGTTCCCGGTTCAGATTTACTGGTGGAAAATGTCGGTGTGAACCCCACGCGCACAGGGATTTTAGCAGCTTTAGCCATGATGGGAGCAGATATCCAGCTAGAAAATCAGCGCGAAGTAGCTGGGGAACCGGTTGCTGATTTGCGGGTGCGTTCGAGTCGGTTAAAAAGCTGCACCATTGAGGGAGATATTATACCGAGATTAATTGATGAAATTCCCATTTTGGCAGTAGCTGCGGTTTTTGCTGAAGGGACAACCATTATTAGGGATGCAGCCGAGTTGCGAGTCAAAGAGAGCGATCGCATTACTGTGATGGCGCAACAACTCAATCAAATGGGCGCTAAAATTACCGAATTACCCGATGGGATGGAAATTATTGGTGGTACTCCCCTAGTGGGAACTGACGTAGATAGCCATACAGATCATCGTATAGCTATGAGTTTAGCGATCGCATCTCTCAACGCCACTGGTACAACCACCATTCACCGTGCCGAAGCTGCTGCTATTTCCTATCCCAACTTTACCAACACCCTTGTAGAAGTTTGTCGATAAAGGTGAGAGAGGTGATGAGGGAGAGACATCATAGTCCCCTCCTCGCTTACGGTTCTTGTAACTCAACTTAACCGAGAAATGCTATGGCGGTATGCACGTGAATGAAACACATTATAGCCCCTTCATCGCTTGCGGGGAGGGGGTTGGGTTGTTGTATCTCACTCAACCGAGAACCGCTATATCAATATCTTTCTTACTATCATCTTCTTCCTAATACAGCAGATTGCAGATCAATGAGGTACAGAATCTAAATTGAAACCTAGACACCAAGTCAGTTTTACTCCTGACTCCTGACTCCTGACTCCTGAATTCTGCTGTAAATCATTTCAAACTGTAATTGATGACTTTTGAGAAAATCATGAGTGAAATGATCTACAACATTTGTATCACTCAACTCTAAATTATAAAAATCCACAAACTCATGTTCAAAATATGGCCCTGCGTGCCAAGTTCCCACTTCTAACTTAATAAAACAATTTCCCGGAATACGGAAAGCAGCAAGTTCTGCTAACACAGGTTCATTAATTGCATTATCAGGTGGACAAACTCCCATTAACCAATCTTTTCCTTCCAAAGAACCTAAACATTGAGTACATTGAATATGACGAGTAATTTTGTGGAACTTATGCCCATTTTTAGACAATCGCATAATATAAAAGCGAGGAATGCCATTTTGCAGATTTAACTGTGCATCCTCAGCATCAAAAGCTTTTCCGTCTCCACTAGGAAATATCAATTGTCCATAACGTTGAAAATTTTCTGGTGTTATCCATTTTGCATTTAACTGTTGTAATGTTTGGGATGTACTCATAAAAAATATCTTGTATCTATCAACTTAATTATCTCTCAGAATTAGGACTTACGCATAACACAACGAAAGTAGCAATAATTCATGAATTACCGCTACGGAAGAATCAGGTTTTCGGTCACATCTTGCGTAAGTTCTGAGAATAACAATTTGAATAAATTATTACGTAATAATTCAGGAGTCAGGAGGAACAAAGAAAAAGGAAGAAGAAAATTTCTCCTTCTCACTGTTAAGAGTTTCCTGCCATATCAAACATTTTGTATCCTGAACCCTCACATTATTAATATATAGCGTTTCCCACTAGGCGTGATATACAAAATTACCCAACCCTACCCTTGCTAAGGGGAGGGTGCGCGATAGCGGGGGTGGGGTGTATTTCATGAGACTGGGAATTGCTATATAACTTCTAGAAAGACCTTTAACTCTCTTTTCTTATAAAATGACTATATATGTGAGGAATACCCTATCGGACTAAAATCAAATCGGCGTAAGTTTCTGCTTAAAGGCTTAAAATATTGTTTATCGCCATTGCTTTAGCTTTAGAATATCGATAACAGGTAACAAGAGATAGGTAATAGGGCAGAACAAAGACTTTTTTCAATGTTTAATAATTAATACCTAATAACCATGAATTTATTTAATCTTTTAACAAAAGAAAACAATCATTCAGCCTTAATCACTCCTGATGGATCTATAATTACTTATCAGCAGTTACGTGACAATATAACTGAGTTAACATCTCAACTGCATAGCTTTGGGTTAAAAAAAGGAGATCGTATCGCCATCGCCATGACTAATGGTGTCCCAATGGCTATTACTTTTTTAGCATCCGCTTTATGTGGAACTGCTGCACCATTAAATCCTAAATATAAACAAGAAGAATTTGCTTTTTATTACGAAGATACTCAAGCTAAAGCATTAATTACATTATCGGAAACTCCAGAAGCAGCAATAGCAGCAGTTACATCCGATATGATGTTAATTAATGCCAAAATCAATAATAACGGAACTTTAAACTTTGAATTAGTTAAACCAACATCGACAGCAACAATAAATTCTGAACCTCCTAATGCTGATGATATAGCGATGATTTTACATACTAGTGGTACTACCAGCCGTCCTAAACGTGTACCTATTCGTCATCGTAACTTAATCGCTTCCGCCAATAATATAATTTCTGCTTATTCGCTCACATCTACTGATATTACACTTTGTTTAATGCCACTTTTCCATATTCATGGATTGATAGGATGTTTATTAGCAACCCTCGCATCAGGAGGGACTTTAATTTGTCCTCATGGTTTTAATGCTTTGGAATTTTGGAAACTGGTAGAAACCTACAAACCCACTTGGTATTCCGCTGCCCCTACCATGCATCAAACAATTCTAGCACGGGCAATTCGTAATCAAGAAATTGTTAAAAGGAACCCCTTTCGTTTCATTCGTTCTAGTAGTGCATCTTTAGCACCAGTTATCATTGAACAAATGGAGAAAACTTTAAATTCTCCCGTTTTAGAATCTTACAGTATGACAGAAGCTGCCCACTTAATGACAACAAATCCCTTACCACCAAAAATTCGTAAACCGGGAACTGTGGGTTATGGTTTTAATGTAGATGTGCGAATTATGGATGATGAAGGTAATTTGTTAAATCAAGGTAGTTTGGGTGAAGTAGTAGTAAAGGGTGCAAATGTGATTGATGGTTATGAAAATAACCCAGATGCTAACGCGACTGCTTTTGTAAATGGTTGGTTTCGTACCGGAGATCAAGGAATAATAGATGCTGATGGATATCTGCGTTTAACTGGGAGAATTAAGGAATTAATTAACCGGGGTGGGGAAAAAATTTCACCTTTAGAAGTAGATAATGTTTTATTACGTCATCCTGCTGTTGCTGAAGCTTTAGCTTTTGCTATACCTCACAACAGTTTAGGTGAAGAAATTCATGCTGCTGTTGTTCTAAAATTAGAAGTTAGTGAAAAGGAACTTAAGCAACACTGCTCAAATACATTAGCAGATTTTAAAGTACCTAAACAAATTCACATTTTAGAAGCTTTACCTCGTGGTGCTACGGGTAAATTACAGCGTTTATCAATGGCGAAATTGTTGAATATTGGATAACATAAATGT includes:
- a CDS encoding chlorophyll a/b-binding protein, which encodes MRTSGAIKDDQGKMNNFAVEPKVYIDEQGNRTGFTKYSELLNGRLAMIGFISLIALEVFTGHGVFGLLSSL
- a CDS encoding thioredoxin family protein translates to MVLTASTMLQLGTKAPDFHLSEVVSGETISLTNFANKKALLVMFICQHCPFVKHIQKELAQLGQDYFNSNLGIVAISANDAENYPNDAPESLKVMATELGFKFPFCYDETQATAKAYTAACTPDFFLFDSENKLVYRGQLDDSRPSNNKPVTGADLRAAIEAVLADQPVSSEQKPSVGCNIKWKAGNEPNYH
- the aroA gene encoding 3-phosphoshikimate 1-carboxyvinyltransferase, whose amino-acid sequence is MSAAVITVENQENAAHKLIIQRSPSMLSLQGSIRVPGDKSISHRALMLGAIAEGETQIEGLLLGEDPRSTASCFRLLGAEISELNTEFVRVKGIGLGNFQEPVDVLNAGNSGTTIRLMLGLLASHPGRFFTVTGDDSLRSRPMSRVVKPLQQMTAQIWGRKGNSLAPLAIQGQALKPIHYHSPIASAQVKSCILLAGLNTEGKTTVTEPALSRDHSERMLRAFGAELSIDPETHSVTVMGNAKLYGQKVVVPGDISSAAFWLVAGSIVPGSDLLVENVGVNPTRTGILAALAMMGADIQLENQREVAGEPVADLRVRSSRLKSCTIEGDIIPRLIDEIPILAVAAVFAEGTTIIRDAAELRVKESDRITVMAQQLNQMGAKITELPDGMEIIGGTPLVGTDVDSHTDHRIAMSLAIASLNATGTTTIHRAEAAAISYPNFTNTLVEVCR
- a CDS encoding ureidoglycolate lyase, with translation MSTSQTLQQLNAKWITPENFQRYGQLIFPSGDGKAFDAEDAQLNLQNGIPRFYIMRLSKNGHKFHKITRHIQCTQCLGSLEGKDWLMGVCPPDNAINEPVLAELAAFRIPGNCFIKLEVGTWHAGPYFEHEFVDFYNLELSDTNVVDHFTHDFLKSHQLQFEMIYSRIQESGVRSQE
- a CDS encoding acyl--CoA ligase, with amino-acid sequence MNLFNLLTKENNHSALITPDGSIITYQQLRDNITELTSQLHSFGLKKGDRIAIAMTNGVPMAITFLASALCGTAAPLNPKYKQEEFAFYYEDTQAKALITLSETPEAAIAAVTSDMMLINAKINNNGTLNFELVKPTSTATINSEPPNADDIAMILHTSGTTSRPKRVPIRHRNLIASANNIISAYSLTSTDITLCLMPLFHIHGLIGCLLATLASGGTLICPHGFNALEFWKLVETYKPTWYSAAPTMHQTILARAIRNQEIVKRNPFRFIRSSSASLAPVIIEQMEKTLNSPVLESYSMTEAAHLMTTNPLPPKIRKPGTVGYGFNVDVRIMDDEGNLLNQGSLGEVVVKGANVIDGYENNPDANATAFVNGWFRTGDQGIIDADGYLRLTGRIKELINRGGEKISPLEVDNVLLRHPAVAEALAFAIPHNSLGEEIHAAVVLKLEVSEKELKQHCSNTLADFKVPKQIHILEALPRGATGKLQRLSMAKLLNIG